The following are encoded together in the Erpetoichthys calabaricus chromosome 16, fErpCal1.3, whole genome shotgun sequence genome:
- the LOC127525999 gene encoding snaclec 27-like: MTWLSAFQYCNSNNTGMATMRSGREEWHLLKHLNETKIWEKVWIGMRSSMIFGHWFWMNDDPVTYQNWINDPSKVFQNTRFCTSLDPNQKKWAKQDCAERAPFVCYTDN; this comes from the exons ATGACTTGGCTCTCAGCTTTTCAGTACTGCAATTCTAATAACACTGGCATGGCCACAATGCGAAGTGGAAGAGAAGAGTGGCATTTGCTGAAGCACCTCAATGAAACCAAAATATGGGAGAAAGTGTGGATTGGAATGAGGAGCTCCATGATCTTTGGACACTGGTTCTGGATGAATGATGACCCGGTCACTTACCAAAACTGGATAAATGACCCCTCAAAGGTCTTTCAAAACACTCGTTTCTGTACCAGTCTGGATCCGAATCAGAAGAAGTGGGCCAAGCAGGACTGTGCAGAACGAGCCCCATTTGTCTGCTATACGG ACAACTAG